From one Sphingomonas xanthus genomic stretch:
- a CDS encoding phosphatidylserine decarboxylase has protein sequence MPAIDKPDSQLTAVKWRFPSVHPEGRKFTLISAFLALIGFTALPDIFGWLLVGLTIWVAAFFRDPVRTTPQNPSLIVAPADGLVTMISRVRAPLELAGESGLSGEFTRVSIFMSVFDVHINRSPIAGTVKRIAYVPGKFLNADLDKASEDNERQHFLVEREDGVAIGFTQIAGLVARRIMSFVKEGDRVAAGERIGLIRFGSRVDVFLPAGTGPAVILGQRTIAGETILGELGIDPQRGGISQ, from the coding sequence ATGCCTGCAATCGACAAGCCCGACAGCCAGCTGACCGCAGTCAAATGGCGTTTTCCTTCGGTCCATCCCGAGGGTCGCAAATTCACCCTGATCTCCGCCTTCCTCGCACTGATCGGATTCACCGCGCTGCCGGACATCTTCGGCTGGCTGCTGGTTGGCCTGACCATCTGGGTGGCGGCTTTCTTCCGGGATCCGGTTCGGACAACACCGCAGAATCCCAGTCTAATCGTTGCCCCGGCCGACGGGCTGGTGACCATGATCAGCCGCGTGCGCGCGCCGCTGGAGCTGGCGGGAGAGAGCGGGCTTTCGGGCGAGTTCACCCGTGTTTCGATTTTCATGAGCGTGTTTGACGTACACATCAATCGCTCGCCGATCGCCGGAACGGTCAAACGCATCGCCTATGTGCCCGGCAAGTTCCTCAACGCGGACTTGGACAAGGCCAGCGAGGACAATGAGCGCCAGCATTTCTTGGTCGAGCGCGAGGATGGCGTTGCAATCGGATTTACCCAGATCGCAGGTCTTGTCGCCCGGCGGATCATGTCCTTCGTAAAGGAAGGTGACCGCGTAGCCGCTGGCGAGCGGATCGGTCTCATCCGCTTTGGGAGCCGGGTCGACGTGTTCCTTCCGGCGGGCACCGGTCCGGCCGTGATCCTCGGCCAGCGCACGATCGCCGGCGAGACGATCCTCGGCGAGCTCGGCATCGATCCCCAGCGTGGCGGCATCAGCCAGTGA
- the rpsB gene encoding 30S ribosomal protein S2, which produces MATNVVTMQQLLEAGAHFGHQTHRWNPRMKPYIFGDRNGVHIIDLSQSVPLFARALDFVQQTVARGGKVLFVGTKRQAQDAVAEAARSSGQHFVNHRWLGGMLTNWKTISNSIKRFKSLEEQLSGDTAGLTKKEVLQLTRERDKLENSLGGIRDMGGLPDVMFVIDTNKEELAIKEANVLGIPVIAVLDSNSNPQGIAFPVPGNDDASRAIRLYCEAVAGAASAGKTGGAQSRGEDIGAMAEPPAEAALEA; this is translated from the coding sequence ATGGCGACCAATGTCGTCACCATGCAGCAATTGCTCGAAGCCGGAGCGCACTTCGGCCACCAGACCCATCGCTGGAACCCGCGGATGAAGCCGTACATCTTCGGCGACCGCAACGGCGTGCACATCATCGATCTGTCGCAGAGCGTTCCGCTGTTCGCCCGCGCACTCGATTTCGTGCAGCAGACCGTCGCCCGCGGCGGCAAGGTCCTGTTCGTCGGCACCAAGCGCCAGGCTCAGGACGCGGTAGCGGAAGCGGCCCGTTCGAGCGGGCAACATTTCGTCAACCACCGCTGGCTCGGCGGCATGCTGACCAACTGGAAAACCATCTCCAACTCGATCAAGCGCTTCAAGAGCCTGGAAGAGCAGCTGTCGGGTGACACCGCCGGCCTCACCAAGAAGGAAGTGCTGCAGCTGACCCGCGAGCGGGACAAGCTCGAGAATTCGCTAGGCGGCATCCGCGACATGGGCGGCCTGCCCGACGTGATGTTCGTGATCGACACGAACAAGGAAGAGCTGGCGATCAAGGAAGCCAATGTGCTGGGAATTCCGGTCATTGCCGTCCTCGACAGCAATTCGAACCCGCAGGGCATCGCTTTCCCCGTCCCGGGCAATGATGACGCGAGCCGCGCCATCCGCCTTTATTGCGAAGCAGTGGCCGGTGCGGCCAGTGCCGGCAAGACCGGTGGCGCCCAGTCGCGCGGTGAAGATATCGGCGCGATGGCCGAGCCGCCGGCGGAAGCCGCGCTCGAGGCTTAA
- a CDS encoding NADP-dependent isocitrate dehydrogenase has protein sequence MTKIKVKNPIVELDGDEMTRIIWEWIRERLILPYLDVDLLYYDLSVQKRDETDDRITVEAAEAIKTHGVGVKCATITPDEQRVEEFGLKKMWRSPNGTIRNILGGVVFREPIVIQNVPRLIPGWTDPIVVGRHAFGDQYKATDFKVPGPGKLTIKFVGEDGQTIEHEVFDFPSAGVAMGMYNLDESIRDFARACMNYGLQRQWPVYLSTKNTILKAYDGRFKDIFQEIYEAEFKAAFEKAGIEYQHRLIDDMVASALKWSGKFIWACKNYDGDVQSDQVAQGFGSLGLMTSVLMTPDGKTVEAEAAHGTVTRHYRQHQQGKATSTNPIASIFAWTGGLKFRGKFDETPEVVRFAETLERVCIETVESGKMTKDLALLVGPEQAWMTTEQFFEAIRQNLEKAMASPETAAAL, from the coding sequence ATGACGAAGATCAAGGTGAAGAACCCGATCGTCGAACTCGACGGCGATGAGATGACCCGGATCATCTGGGAATGGATTCGCGAACGGCTGATCCTTCCCTATCTCGACGTCGACCTGCTCTATTATGACCTTTCGGTCCAGAAGCGCGACGAGACCGACGATCGGATCACGGTGGAGGCCGCCGAGGCGATCAAGACGCACGGCGTCGGCGTCAAATGCGCGACGATCACGCCGGACGAGCAGCGCGTCGAGGAATTTGGGCTCAAGAAGATGTGGCGTTCGCCCAATGGCACGATTCGCAACATCCTTGGCGGCGTCGTCTTTCGTGAGCCGATCGTCATCCAGAATGTGCCCCGGCTGATCCCCGGCTGGACCGATCCGATCGTCGTCGGCCGCCATGCCTTCGGCGACCAGTACAAGGCCACGGACTTCAAAGTACCCGGTCCGGGCAAGCTGACCATCAAGTTCGTCGGCGAAGACGGACAGACGATCGAGCATGAAGTGTTCGACTTCCCCTCTGCCGGCGTTGCCATGGGCATGTACAACCTCGACGAGTCGATCCGCGACTTTGCCCGGGCTTGCATGAATTATGGCCTTCAGCGGCAGTGGCCGGTCTATCTGTCGACCAAGAACACCATCCTCAAGGCCTATGACGGCCGCTTCAAGGACATCTTCCAGGAGATTTACGAAGCCGAGTTCAAGGCGGCATTCGAGAAGGCCGGGATCGAATATCAGCACCGCCTGATCGACGACATGGTCGCGTCCGCGCTCAAATGGAGCGGAAAATTCATCTGGGCCTGCAAGAATTACGATGGCGACGTCCAGTCTGACCAGGTCGCCCAGGGCTTCGGCTCGCTTGGCCTGATGACCTCGGTGCTGATGACCCCGGACGGCAAAACGGTCGAAGCCGAGGCCGCGCATGGCACCGTGACCCGTCACTATCGCCAACACCAGCAAGGCAAGGCGACGTCGACGAACCCGATCGCATCGATCTTCGCCTGGACCGGCGGCCTCAAGTTCCGCGGCAAGTTCGACGAAACCCCCGAAGTGGTCCGGTTCGCGGAAACGCTGGAGCGGGTTTGCATTGAAACCGTCGAAAGCGGCAAGATGACCAAGGATCTCGCGCTTCTCGTCGGGCCCGAACAGGCCTGGATGACCACCGAACAA
- a CDS encoding CDP-alcohol phosphatidyltransferase family protein, translating into MSELSDQRGIPLRAFAPNAITVLALCFGLTGVRFAITGDWPQALASIVLAGVLDGFDGRIARLLKAQSRFGAELDSLSDNIAFGTAPALIVFLWSLQDAPRFGWIAALALAVCCALRLARFNARIDSGDQPHKSAGFNTGVPAPAGAGLAFMPIYVWLISGNDLFRSWVLVLPWTLFIALLMISSVPTYSWTSIRIRRGWRLFALAGVALLGAALLNAPWATLLILSLAYLAMLPFSMASYARVKRRRAAGALPAAAAAPEGAN; encoded by the coding sequence GTGAGCGAGCTGTCCGACCAGCGGGGCATCCCGCTTCGGGCGTTCGCGCCCAACGCGATTACGGTGCTGGCGCTGTGTTTCGGCCTGACGGGCGTGCGCTTCGCGATCACTGGCGACTGGCCGCAGGCGCTGGCCTCCATTGTGCTGGCGGGGGTGCTTGACGGTTTTGACGGCCGCATCGCCCGTTTGCTCAAGGCCCAAAGCCGGTTCGGCGCGGAACTCGACAGCCTGTCGGACAATATTGCCTTCGGTACGGCGCCCGCGCTGATCGTCTTCCTTTGGTCGCTGCAGGATGCTCCGCGATTCGGCTGGATTGCCGCTTTGGCGCTGGCGGTGTGCTGCGCCTTGCGACTTGCGCGCTTCAACGCCCGGATCGATTCCGGTGACCAGCCGCACAAGTCCGCCGGGTTCAATACCGGGGTCCCGGCGCCGGCGGGCGCGGGACTGGCCTTCATGCCCATTTATGTGTGGCTGATCAGCGGGAACGATCTGTTTCGCAGCTGGGTGCTGGTGCTTCCCTGGACGCTGTTTATCGCCTTGCTGATGATTTCGAGCGTCCCGACCTATAGCTGGACCTCGATCCGCATCCGTCGCGGGTGGAGGCTTTTTGCGCTTGCCGGTGTCGCGCTGCTGGGCGCGGCGTTGCTCAATGCGCCCTGGGCGACGTTGCTGATCCTATCGCTGGCCTATCTTGCGATGCTGCCGTTCAGCATGGCCAGCTATGCCAGGGTCAAGCGGCGGCGCGCAGCCGGGGCTTTGCCCGCAGCGGCTGCTGCACCTGAAGGCGCGAACTGA